The following are encoded in a window of Rosa chinensis cultivar Old Blush chromosome 4, RchiOBHm-V2, whole genome shotgun sequence genomic DNA:
- the LOC112197852 gene encoding LEAF RUST 10 DISEASE-RESISTANCE LOCUS RECEPTOR-LIKE PROTEIN KINASE-like 1.1 isoform X1, translating to MATVAVFIFSVFTHLLLLYSTESFFFDEYFADSCPAYFCNDIVGSIFFPFKNITQSRPECGLYTVNCSDRHNPKIRLKDGGYWFQLESISRSNFVVINDSRLQERIERLAGDTCDDDVFKDLSLPGPTPILHTSTNNLTLFRCNNTQEKTPYKYLNYACRSVNYIYYTISNDSLHCSAIQIPILPDSRPNVYNRSALTAKFSLQVRNTKECDHCYHRGGKCFDNKGKLKCAYPQCWDEKGQFNCSLAKKGICHNEEEEGKCVPPQEKCWNEKGQFNCSLAKKGICHDDEEEGKCAKAGKHVAVKLGLGIGLGGAALLGFLAACLFLFRRYKKKIASSNILSRNISSQPYSKSDLEGGNAYFGVSVFTYEELEEATNHFDSEKELGDGGFGTVYYGILKDGREVAVKRLYEHNYKRVEQFMNEIEILTRLRHKNLVSLYGCTSRRSRELILVYEYIPNGTVADHLHGDLAEHGLLTWPIRMSIAIETANALSYLHVSDIVHRDVKTTNILLDNNFCVKVADFGLSRLFPLDVTHVSTAPQGTPGYVDPEYHQCYQLTSKSDVYSFGVVLIELISSLPAVDITRHRHEINLSNIAINKIQRGLYSELVDSCLGFESDHEVKRMTIAVAELAFQCLQQDNDARPTMSEVLETLQIIESGKDVPENLEEDFGDVEMRKSIQPPPSPECDELQLLKNMRPPFSPISVTQNWPSTRSNTPNASC from the exons ATGGCTACCGTGGCTGTGTTTATTTTCTCTGTCTTCACTCATCTTCTGCTTCTTTACTCCACTGAGAGTTTCTTTTTTGATGAGTACTTCGCCGATAGTTGTCCAGCCTACTTCTGTAATGACATAGTAGGCAGTATCTTCTTCCCCTTCAAAAACATAACACAGAGTCGTCCTGAATGCGGATTGTACACTGTCAACTGTTCTGACCGCCATAATCCGAAGATCCGGCTCAAAGATGGAGGATACTGGTTTCAATTGGAAAGCATTTCTCGATCAAATTTCGTTGTTATCAATGACAGCCGGCTTCAGGAGCGTATAGAGCGCTTAGCAGGAGATACctgtgatgatgatgttttcaAAGATTTAAGTCTTCCAGGCCCTACTCCCATCCTCCATACATCCACAAACAACCTTACCCTGTTCAGATGCAACAACACCCAGGAGAAAACTCCTTACAAGTATCTTAACTATGCCTGCAGGAGTGTAAATTATATTTACTATACTATATCAAATGATAGTTTACATTGCTCAGCCATTCAGATTCCCATACTTCCAGATTCCCGTCCCAATGTCTATAATCGTTCTGCATTGACTGCTAAATTCTCCCTTCAAGTGAGAAATACCAAAGAATGTGATCATTGTTATCATAGAGGAGGTAAATGCTTTGATAACAAGGGAAAATTGAAATGTGCCTACCCACAATGCTGGGATGAGAAGGGACAATTCAATTGTTCCCTCGCAAAAAAAGGTATATGCCACAATGAGGAGGAGGAAGGCAAATGTGTCCCCCCACAAGAAAAATGCTGGAATGAGAAGGGACAATTCAATTGTTCCCTTGCAAAAAAAGGTATATGCCACGATGACGAGGAGGAAGGCAAATGTGCCAAAGCAG GAAAACATGTGGCTGTGAAGCTAGGACTTG GTATTGGACTTGGAGGTGCAGCACTCCTTGGATTCCTTGCAGCATGCTTGTTTCTTTTCAGgcgttacaaaaaaaaaattgcttcttCAAACATACTCTCCAGGAACATTTCTTCTCAGCCCTACTCAAAATCAGACCTAGAAGGGGGCAACGCCTACTTTGGTGTTTCGGTCTTCACTTACGAGGAACTTGAAGAAGCCACTAATCATTTTGACAGTGAAAAGGAGcttggagatggaggttttggaACTGTCTACTATG GCATACTCAAAGATGGCCGGGAAGTTGCAGTCAAGCGTTTATACGAGCACAATTACAAACGTGTGGAACAGtttatgaatgaaattgaaattctcACCCGTCTGCGCCACAAAAACTTAGTCTCCCTCTATGGTTGCACTTCACGCCGCAGCCGTGAACTCATCCTTGTCTATGAATACATTCCCAATGGCACTGTTGCTGATCATCTCCACGGCGACCTAGCAGAACATGGTTTACTCACGTGGCCTATTCGTATGAGCATTGCCATAGAAACTGCCAATGCACTGTCTTACCTCCATGTTTCTGATATTGTGCATCGTGATGTGAAGACTACCAACATTCTCCTTGACAACAATTTCTGTGTTAAAGTTGCAGATTTTGGGCTCTCCCGGCTTTTTCCCCTTGATGTCACTCATGTCTCTACTGCGCCACAAGGGACCCCTGGTTATGTTGACCCAGAGTATCACCAGTGTTACCAGCTAACTAGTAAGAGTGATGTTTATAGTTTTGGAGTTGTCCTCATTGAGCTGATATCATCTCTGCCAGCAGTTGATATAACTAGGCATAGGCATGAGATCAATTTGTCTAACATAGCCATAAACAAGATTCAAAGAGGTTTATACAGTGAGCTGGTAGATTCATGTCTGGGGTTTGAGTCAGATCATGAAGTTAAAAGGATGACAATTGCAGTGGCAGAGTTGGCTTTCCAATGTTTGCAGCAGGACAATGATGCAAGGCCTACCATGTCTGAGGTTTTGGAAACTTTGCAGATTATTGAAAGTGGAAAAGATGTTCCAGAGAATTTGGAGGAGGACTTTGGTGATGTTGAGATGAGAAAGAGTATACAGCCACCACCTTCACCAGAATGTGATGAGCTTCAGTTGTTGAAGAACATGAGGCCACCATTTTCACCAATTTCCGTGACCCAAAACTGGCCTAGCACTAGGTCTAATACACCTAATGCCAGTTGCTGA